A window of the Arachis duranensis cultivar V14167 chromosome 5, aradu.V14167.gnm2.J7QH, whole genome shotgun sequence genome harbors these coding sequences:
- the LOC107487980 gene encoding U-box domain-containing protein 5 encodes MGTDSGEEAESLPNPRSFKVHSKLCVELMKILARVLRIFPAIEEARPRSSSGIESLCLLNNAIDKAKLLLQHCSDCSKLYLALTGNAILQRCQKARKSLLQSLIQIQGMVPVILAAEVSGIIDDLECATFVLDSAEEEAGKVVKELLEQDTDTMDGSAVKALQFAAPRLNITSQKAILIEKRSIKKLRDKIGTNDQKKKAILKFLWYILDKHGNHIIGEEMEKVHSHNDEPISTENSSRHSQQSHQTESDPCLHYDQYRTQTDEFGRATPLEEYKCPISSRLMYDPVVIASGVTYERMWIKKWFDEGNDTCPKTKKKLVHMGMTPNIAMKDLISKWCRNNGVSISDPNRLVGGFHSWEASMTSIKSFGSYINDFNLPLDLSNMSLGSLDTSYNSDVLHSKTTRESNLRSIMTNDDSHKRQAQEQMREANLQLLSELHDLQWDSQCQVIEEVKENLKSNYQAFSSVSPQNFTEPLIRFLNSAYDLHDVKALRAGTQLLLEFVNNFRNGLSNFSEDVFTLLANFLDSEVTGEALAVMEELSSYLHGKAKIAASNALTSILNILNSDNKEFQRQAIVILYNLSFNGEVCPLMLSLKCIPTLLPFFKDRSLLRYCIVILKNLCDTEEGRNSAVETKGFIASVAEILETGSNEEKEHALEVLISLCSQRMDYCRLVMSQYVISHLFYISKNGSDKGQATALELLRLLQDVEDVEDDDSLEPNLNNTSGDSNSQPQERRSSKGSKFLKKLPFLKTKR; translated from the exons ATGGGAACTGATAGTGGTGAAGAAGCGGAGTCATTACCAAATCCGCGCTCCTTCAAG GTGCATAGTAAACTGTGTGTGGAACTCATGAAAATACTAGCAAGAGTTTTGAGGATATTTCCAGCAATAGAGGAGGCTCGGCCTCGAAGCTCATCAGGAATAGAGTCTCTGTGTTTGCTGAACAATGCAATCGATAAAGCCAAACTACTACTGCAGCATTGCTCTGATTGCAGCAAACTCTACCTG GCTCTGACAGGGAATGCAATACTTCAAAGATGCCAAAAGGCAAGAAAATCATTATTGCAAAGCTTGATCCAGATTCAGGGTATGGTTCCAGTTATTTTAGCTGCAGAG GTTTCTGGAATAATCGATGATCTTGAGTGTGCCACATTTGTCTTAGACTCTGCCGAAGAAGAGGCTGGGAAGGTTGTTAAGGAGTTGCTTGAGCAAGATACAGATACAATGGATGGTTCTGCAGTAAAAGCTCTTCAGTTTGCAGCACCAAGACTTAACATTACATCCCAAAAGGCCATCTTAATAGAGAAACGATCTATTAAGAAGTTGCGAGATAAAATTGGAACCAATGACCAGAAAAAGAAGGCCATTTTGAAATTTCTTTGGTATATACTGGACAAGCATGGAAATCACATTATTGGGGAAGAAATGGAGAAGGTCCATTCCCATAATGATGAACCAATATCCACTGAGAACTCTAGTCGCCATTCTCAACAAAGCCATCAAACTGAGTCTGATCCATGCTTGCACTATGACCAATATAGAACTCAGACTGATGAGTTTGGTAGAGCTACACCACTTGAGGAGTATAAGTGTCCAATATCGTCAAGATTGATGTATGATCCTGTTGTCATTGCATCTGGTGTTACATATGAAAGGATGTGGATAAAAAAGTGGTTTGATGAGGGTAATGATACATGCccgaaaactaaaaagaaactAGTGCATATGGGAATGACTCCTAATATTGCTATGAAGGACTTAATATCAAAATGGTGCAGAAACAATGGAGTCTCCATTTCTGACCCAAACAGGCTAGTAGGAGGTTTTCACTCTTGGGAAGCTTCTATGACTTCCATCAAGAGTTTTGGAAGTTACATAAATGATTTTAACTTGCCACTGGATCTTAGTAACATGTCTCTTGGATCATTGGATACTAGTTACAATTCAGATGTCTTGCATTCTAAGACCACTCGTGAGTCAAATTTGAGGTCAATAATGACTAATGATGATTCTCACAAACGTCAAGCTCAAGAACAGATGCGTGAAGCAAATTTGCAGCTCTTGTCCGAACTGCATGATCTCCAATGGGATTCTCAATGCCAGGTCATTGAAGAAGtgaaagaaaatttgaaaagcaATTACCAAGCTTTTTCTTCTGTATCACCTCAGAATTTCACTGAACCACTCATCAGATTTCTGAACAGTGCTTATGATCTGCATGATGTAAAAGCTCTCAGAGCTGGAACTCAGCTGCTGTTGGAATTTGTCAACAACTTCAG AAATGGTCTGAGTAATTTCAGTGAAGATGTATTCACACTGTTGGCCAATTTTCTTGATTCAGAAGTGACAGGAGAAGCTCTTGCCGTAATGGAAGAACTCTCTAGTTATTTGCATGGAAAAGCTAAAATAGCAGCATCCAATGCACTCACTTCTATTCTAAATATACTTAATTCTGATAACAAAGAGTTCCAACGACAAGCCATTGTAATATTGTATAATTTATCCTTCAATGGTGAAGTTTGTCCCCTCATGCTATCTCTCAAGTGCATCCCAACATTGCTTCCATTTTTCAAAGACAGGTCCCTTTTGAGATACTGTATAGTTATATTGAAAAATCTTTGTGACACTGAAGAGGGTAGGAATTCTGCTGTTGAAACCAAGGGTTTCATAGCTTCTGTTGCCGAAATACTCGAAACAGGAAGCAATGAGGAAAAAGAACATGCACTTGAAGTCCTAATTTCTCTATGTTCTCAACGCATGGACTATTGTAGATTGGTTATGAGTCAGTATGTTATCTCTCATCTTTTCTATATATCCAAGAATGGAAGCGACAAAGGACAGGCAACTGCATTGGAACTGCTCCGTCTTCTGCAAGATGTAGAAGATGTGGAAGATGATGATTCCCTTGAACCGAATCTCAACAACACCTCCGGAGATTCAAACAGCCAACCTCAAGAGAGGAGATCATCAAAGGGATCAAAATTTCTGAAGAAACTACCCTTCTTAAAAACCAAGAGATGA